The following are encoded in a window of Thalassotalea insulae genomic DNA:
- the xni gene encoding flap endonuclease Xni, whose product MSSVHLVLIDALNLIRRIYAVQERPFLLNNELAENTKQQVLFNTQQACCQALTKILDLQQPSHGLMVFDSVRPCWRYKLYPDYKKGRKKMPQHLADQLPNLQDAFMLQHVDSLESEEDEADDLIATLAVKVALRGQKVTVISTDKCFLSLLNHNIQVYDYFNRRYLDQDYVKQKFDVKPTQLIDLWTLTGDSTNKIPGIQGVGQITAAELLNKYGSLNALLSATDIKASLKEKLDTNIQQIELSKQLLQLKQDIPLGFNLKDIRLPCEFSAQ is encoded by the coding sequence ATGTCATCTGTTCATTTAGTACTGATTGACGCTCTTAATTTAATTCGGCGTATTTATGCAGTACAAGAGCGTCCGTTTTTATTAAACAATGAGCTGGCAGAGAATACTAAGCAGCAGGTACTGTTTAATACCCAGCAAGCGTGCTGCCAGGCATTGACTAAAATCCTAGATTTACAGCAACCTAGCCATGGGTTAATGGTATTTGATAGTGTGCGTCCGTGCTGGCGTTATAAGCTCTATCCCGACTATAAAAAAGGTCGAAAAAAAATGCCTCAGCATTTAGCGGATCAGTTACCAAACCTGCAAGATGCCTTTATGTTACAACATGTTGACTCACTAGAGTCAGAGGAAGATGAAGCAGATGACTTGATCGCGACATTAGCGGTCAAAGTAGCACTACGCGGGCAGAAAGTCACAGTGATCTCAACCGACAAATGTTTTTTATCTTTGCTTAACCATAATATTCAGGTCTACGATTACTTTAACCGCCGTTATCTGGATCAGGATTACGTTAAGCAAAAATTTGATGTCAAACCAACACAGCTCATTGATCTTTGGACTCTCACCGGAGATTCCACCAATAAAATTCCAGGGATCCAAGGCGTTGGTCAAATCACCGCGGCAGAATTACTTAATAAATACGGTTCGCTTAACGCGTTATTATCAGCAACAGATATCAAAGCCAGCCTCAAAGAAAAGCTCGATACCAACATTCAGCAAATCGAGCTCAGTAAACAGCTACTGCAACTCAAACAAGATATCCCGCTTGGCTTCAACTTAAAAGATATTCGTTTACCGTGTGAATTTTCAGCACAATAA
- the ppnN gene encoding nucleotide 5'-monophosphate nucleosidase PpnN, which translates to MNIQLNPVGNMKLLSPVEVEHLQQSATSQLYQLYRNCSLAVLNAGSHTDDAEEIYQQYQDFHIQVLRRERGVKIALENPPQHAFVDGKIIFGIQEHLSAVLRDILFANTRYKQHIEDGVNITHVTFDILRNANVIMPDTVPNLVTCWGGHSINEVEYKYTKEVGYQLGLRGFNICTGCGPGAMKGPMKGATIGHAKQRNSQGRYIGLTEPSIIAAEPPNPIVTELVIMPDIEKRLEAFVRISHGIIIFPGGVGTAEELLYILGIMLNPKNQAQKLPIILTGPASSAEYFNQIDKFIAATLGSKAQSLYQIIISDAEQVAKTMKSGLEDVLTYRKQTGDAYHFNWSLVIENDFQLPFAPTHANMLANNISFDLDTATLAANLRRIFSGIVAGNVKSEGIKEIRQHGPYKIKGDGKIMALMDELLASFVKQQRMKLPGSQYTPCYQVLRK; encoded by the coding sequence ATGAATATACAGCTTAACCCTGTTGGTAATATGAAATTACTTTCTCCGGTGGAAGTGGAGCATTTACAGCAGTCCGCCACCAGTCAACTTTACCAGCTCTACCGAAATTGCTCATTAGCAGTACTAAATGCTGGCAGTCATACTGATGACGCTGAAGAAATTTATCAGCAGTACCAAGACTTTCATATTCAGGTTTTACGCCGTGAGCGTGGCGTAAAAATTGCGTTAGAAAACCCACCTCAGCACGCATTTGTTGACGGCAAAATCATTTTTGGAATACAAGAACATTTATCCGCTGTACTACGTGATATTTTATTTGCCAATACACGATACAAACAACATATTGAAGATGGCGTTAATATCACTCATGTCACCTTTGATATTCTCAGAAACGCCAACGTGATCATGCCCGATACTGTTCCAAACCTAGTCACGTGCTGGGGCGGTCATTCTATTAATGAAGTCGAGTATAAATATACCAAGGAAGTCGGTTATCAATTAGGACTTCGTGGTTTTAATATTTGCACCGGCTGTGGCCCAGGTGCAATGAAAGGGCCGATGAAAGGAGCCACGATTGGTCATGCTAAACAACGCAATAGCCAAGGACGCTACATTGGCTTAACTGAGCCCAGTATTATCGCAGCTGAGCCACCAAATCCGATAGTCACCGAATTAGTGATCATGCCAGACATCGAAAAAAGGCTGGAAGCCTTTGTTCGCATTTCCCATGGAATTATCATTTTCCCTGGTGGGGTCGGTACTGCAGAAGAATTACTTTATATTCTTGGCATTATGCTTAATCCAAAAAATCAGGCACAGAAACTGCCGATTATCCTGACTGGGCCAGCAAGCAGTGCAGAATATTTTAATCAAATCGATAAATTTATTGCTGCCACCTTAGGTAGTAAAGCACAATCGCTTTATCAAATTATTATTAGTGACGCTGAACAAGTAGCAAAAACTATGAAATCAGGTTTGGAGGATGTATTAACTTACCGCAAACAAACTGGGGATGCTTACCACTTTAACTGGTCACTAGTAATTGAAAATGATTTTCAACTACCGTTTGCACCAACCCACGCCAATATGCTGGCCAATAATATTAGTTTTGATCTTGATACCGCTACCTTGGCCGCAAATCTCAGACGTATTTTTTCTGGCATTGTTGCTGGTAACGTAAAGTCAGAAGGTATTAAAGAAATCCGTCAACACGGCCCCTATAAAATCAAGGGAGACGGGAAAATTATGGCGTTGATGGATGAATTACTGGCTTCTTTTGTCAAACAGCAACGAATGAAATTGCCTGGTAGCCAATATACCCCTTGCTACCAAGTACTCAGGAAATAA
- a CDS encoding GGDEF domain-containing protein has product MSNSSTIDRELIALKRKLESAIDSKTITDDQLKHQHQLFTDFIIKLSQTCKGIDISLDNKLAKLRTLFNKSADIEQIEVLTNDISHSLQNFSLKNDNDIRQLQHEFLTAGGALQKINGLPSDLRRKLRTLLKDNQESKDALTQYVPLLTQLLSFYQATLKKGNITDQANVPISTSIIPATNTQPVTDLRVIRRFSEFLDKINVSQKYQTKLRKIRAELKENMPNEQLLDSFLAAFDLLSHDLLQQRNSAKVFLSTLSEALTTVQTAVGKTLHVHQKHKQQHQQLNQQLQGQLRELSSGLEQANSLVDIKVDINSKLKAIAATIEQKSHFETEQQGELEHKLIDMQSKVNDLEQQSKNFEQRIKEQHAKSLQDALTKLYNRAAFDEHFAREIVRCQHNRTPLALVVADLDNFKRINDTYGHTAGDKTLQVIANTFKKYLEDISFIARYGGEEFVVIFTDQDKTSLLNALNSLREKVEKLPFKFKNNKVSMTFSAGVTFVKQEDNVHIAFERADTALYQAKANGKNQVIYLE; this is encoded by the coding sequence ATGAGTAATAGCTCAACAATTGATAGAGAATTAATCGCGTTAAAACGTAAACTTGAATCTGCTATTGACTCCAAAACAATAACTGATGATCAGTTAAAGCATCAACATCAGTTATTTACAGACTTTATCATCAAATTAAGCCAAACCTGTAAAGGTATTGATATATCCCTTGATAATAAATTGGCTAAACTAAGAACGCTTTTTAATAAGTCTGCAGATATCGAACAGATTGAAGTATTGACTAACGATATATCTCATTCGCTACAAAACTTCTCACTGAAAAATGATAATGATATTCGCCAGCTGCAACATGAGTTTCTAACCGCTGGTGGTGCGTTGCAAAAGATTAACGGTCTACCAAGCGACCTGAGAAGAAAACTTAGAACCTTGTTAAAAGATAATCAGGAAAGCAAAGATGCACTAACGCAGTATGTGCCATTGCTCACTCAGTTACTAAGCTTTTATCAGGCAACGTTAAAAAAAGGCAATATAACCGATCAGGCAAACGTGCCAATTAGCACAAGTATCATACCCGCGACAAATACTCAACCGGTGACGGATCTGCGAGTGATCAGACGTTTCTCTGAATTTCTAGACAAAATTAATGTTTCGCAAAAATATCAAACTAAATTACGTAAAATTCGCGCAGAACTAAAAGAAAACATGCCAAACGAGCAATTGCTCGATAGTTTTCTCGCTGCATTTGATCTGCTTAGCCATGATTTATTACAACAGCGCAACAGTGCTAAAGTGTTTTTATCGACCTTAAGTGAAGCCTTAACTACAGTGCAAACGGCCGTTGGTAAAACCTTGCATGTACACCAAAAGCATAAACAACAACATCAACAGCTCAATCAGCAATTACAAGGTCAGCTCAGAGAATTATCCAGTGGTTTAGAACAAGCAAACTCACTGGTGGATATTAAGGTTGATATCAACAGTAAACTTAAAGCGATCGCAGCGACAATCGAACAAAAGTCACACTTTGAAACAGAACAGCAAGGTGAACTAGAACATAAATTGATTGATATGCAAAGCAAGGTTAATGACTTAGAGCAGCAAAGTAAAAATTTTGAACAGCGCATTAAAGAGCAACATGCGAAAAGCCTGCAAGACGCATTAACTAAACTGTATAACCGAGCGGCATTTGATGAACACTTCGCCAGAGAGATTGTTCGTTGCCAGCACAATCGTACCCCATTAGCCTTAGTGGTTGCCGATCTCGATAATTTCAAACGTATTAATGATACCTATGGCCACACTGCTGGCGATAAAACCCTGCAAGTTATCGCTAATACCTTTAAAAAGTATTTAGAAGACATCAGCTTTATCGCCCGTTACGGCGGCGAAGAGTTTGTTGTCATCTTTACCGATCAGGATAAAACCTCCTTACTCAATGCATTAAATTCACTGCGAGAAAAAGTCGAAAAGCTCCCTTTTAAATTTAAAAATAATAAAGTCAGTATGACTTTCTCTGCGGGGGTAACCTTTGTAAAGCAAGAAGATAATGTTCATATTGCCTTTGAACGGGCAGATACTGCATTGTACCAAGCCAAAGCAAATGGAAAAAACCAAGTTATTTATCTTGAATAG